From Candidatus Thermokryptus mobilis, the proteins below share one genomic window:
- a CDS encoding cytochrome-c peroxidase, whose product MKGKFSFGVLMLLSVLLFLSGRVNITSAVEGDDSKKSDKKVITACDGETKLVLNDVKSNEVMTREKAQEVASMLLATYQQQKKYQATKFTRRDSLIWERELKAMIEEGYKWFHDPSLGTNGISCDMCHPDAAGYTS is encoded by the coding sequence ATGAAGGGAAAGTTTTCTTTTGGTGTTTTAATGTTGTTATCAGTGTTGTTATTTTTAAGCGGTAGAGTCAACATTACCTCAGCGGTTGAAGGTGATGATTCAAAGAAGAGCGATAAAAAGGTGATCACTGCATGCGATGGTGAAACAAAACTTGTCTTAAACGATGTTAAATCAAATGAAGTGATGACCCGTGAAAAAGCCCAAGAAGTTGCTTCAATGCTTCTTGCGACTTATCAACAGCAGAAGAAATATCAGGCAACAAAGTTTACAAGACGTGATTCTTTGATATGGGAGAGGGAATTGAAAGCGATGATTGAGGAGGGGTATAAGTGGTTTCACGATCCGTCACTTGGAACGAACGGGATTTCCTGCGATATGTGTCATCCAGACGCTGCTGGATACACATCCTGA
- a CDS encoding metallophosphoesterase family protein, translating to MPKMPSERKEEQYLKEREKFFEMLPKLNRRQFLKVAMASAAVALAKNQFPPHSFQLVEAVEAKQGKTEVKFRFAYISDTHLYERKLNERFVRAALKAVQDVNALDPQPDFVLFGGDLAQLGQPEELKLGKEILSELKAKVYMMVGEHDWYLDLGEKWMELFGQPWYSFDHKGVHFIVLNSVLVDDYWTETKMTPMERMKFMAQLDNPKGKPFTVGRGYGDVGKRQFEWLKQDLAKISKDTPIVVFSHSPLYKYYKPWNFWTDDAEEVQALLRPFKNVTVIHGHTHQPVFNKIGNINFYGMLSTAWPWPYAPTGLPKLTIKMNRADPFDQFDGCGDGTVEVLTNGKADKIYNLWSREPMKVSARYLESGGKEDVPPLPLDPSF from the coding sequence GAAGGTCGCGATGGCCTCAGCTGCAGTTGCCCTTGCAAAGAATCAATTCCCACCACATTCATTCCAACTTGTTGAAGCAGTAGAAGCGAAACAGGGTAAGACAGAGGTTAAGTTTAGATTTGCTTACATTTCAGATACGCATCTTTACGAGAGGAAATTGAACGAAAGGTTTGTGCGTGCTGCTTTAAAAGCAGTTCAGGATGTCAATGCCCTTGACCCACAGCCCGATTTTGTTCTTTTTGGCGGTGACCTTGCTCAACTTGGACAACCGGAGGAATTAAAGCTTGGAAAAGAAATTTTAAGTGAGCTTAAGGCGAAAGTGTATATGATGGTTGGTGAACACGATTGGTATCTTGACCTCGGTGAAAAATGGATGGAACTTTTCGGGCAACCATGGTATTCGTTTGATCATAAAGGCGTTCATTTCATAGTGTTAAATTCTGTCCTTGTTGATGACTATTGGACCGAGACGAAAATGACACCGATGGAGAGGATGAAGTTTATGGCTCAGCTTGATAATCCTAAAGGGAAACCCTTCACGGTCGGAAGAGGATATGGTGATGTTGGGAAGAGACAGTTTGAATGGTTAAAGCAAGACCTTGCGAAGATTTCAAAAGATACACCGATAGTTGTGTTTTCGCACTCGCCTCTTTACAAGTATTACAAACCGTGGAATTTCTGGACTGATGATGCTGAGGAGGTGCAAGCTCTTTTGAGACCATTTAAGAATGTGACCGTTATTCATGGGCATACGCATCAACCAGTTTTTAACAAGATAGGTAACATTAACTTTTACGGCATGCTTTCAACAGCCTGGCCATGGCCATATGCCCCAACAGGGCTTCCGAAGTTGACTATAAAGATGAACAGGGCGGATCCATTTGATCAATTTGATGGATGTGGCGATGGAACAGTTGAGGTTTTGACAAATGGAAAAGCGGATAAAATTTATAACCTCTGGAGTAGAGAACCGATGAAGGTTAGTGCAAGATATCTTGAGTCGGGTGGTAAAGAAGATGTTCCACCTCTTCCATTAGATCCATCATTTTAA